Proteins from one Cryptomeria japonica chromosome 4, Sugi_1.0, whole genome shotgun sequence genomic window:
- the LOC131034995 gene encoding ATP synthase delta chain, chloroplastic yields the protein MESLKQSPVALNMQCAPSARALFKGANGPISQLSIKCAFFGTRLVKTHKPLSTKVSQVVRRNRTRIVMSDSVAGSYATALADLGKSVNSLDAINSDLEKLSQFLVNKDIFAFLVNPIILPEKKKEILKSIAVDAKFEPYTLNFLFILIDKKRIKLINEIIKEFEITYNKLTDTELAIVTSAVKLENRHLHAIAKKVQSFTNAKNVRLKTVIDPSLIAGFTIRFGSSGSNMIDMSVKTELEKLAGQIGYNESIQLV from the coding sequence ATGGAATCTCTAAAGCAGTCTCCTGTGGCCCTGAATATGCAATGTGCGCCATCTGCAAGAGCCCTTTTCAAAGGGGCTAATGGCCCAATTTCCCAGCTATCCATAAAATGTGCCTTTTTTGGGACAAGGCTCGTGAAGACCCACAAACCCCTTTCCACCAAAGTTTCTCAAGTGGTTCGCAGAAACAGAACTCGTATTGTGATGTCAGACAGTGTTGCAGGGTCATATGCCACTGCCCTTGCAGATCTGGGAAAGTCTGTGAATTCCCTAGATGCTATAAATAGTGACTTGGAAAAGCTCTCACAGTTCCTGGTCAACAAGGATATATTTGCCTTCCTTGTGAATCCGATTATATTACCGGAGAAGAAGAAGGAAATTCTCAAAAGCATTGCAGTTGATGCCAAGTTTGAGCCCTATACATTAAATTTTCTCTTCATCCTTATTGACAAGAAAAGGATAAAACTGATTAATGAGATTATTAAAGAGTTTGAGATAACCTACAATAAACTGACAGACACAGAGTTGGCAATTGTGACTTCTGCAGTCAAACTTGAGAATCGCCATCTGCATGCGATTGCTAAGAAGGTCCAGAGCTTCACTAATGCAAAGAATGTTAGACTAAAGACCGTTATTGATCCCTCTCTAATTGCAGGCTTCACTATTCGGTTTGGAAGTTCTGGCTCCAACATGATAGATATGTCTGTGAAAACTGAATTAGAGAAGTTGGCAGGTCAGATTGGTTATAACGAGAGTATTCAACTTGTATGA